One Rosa chinensis cultivar Old Blush chromosome 5, RchiOBHm-V2, whole genome shotgun sequence genomic region harbors:
- the LOC112167124 gene encoding uncharacterized protein LOC112167124, translated as MGNSLRCCLACVLPCGALDLIRIVHLNGYVEEITHPVTAGEILAANPNHFLSKPCSQGVVRRILILSPESELKRGSIYFLIPESSIPDSKKKNKGSSGVKKSSKKRLSSGDANVSECDRYLTEIVSEKKKSSSLRDRRTGRSVRAFQPHLESISED; from the coding sequence ATGGGCAACAGTCTAAGGTGTTGTTTGGCTTGTGTTCTACCTTGTGGAGCTCTAGACTTGATCCGAATAGTCCATTTAAACGGCTACGTAGAAGAAATCACACATCCGGTCACTGCCGGCGAGATCCTTGCAGCCAATCCAAATCACTTCCTGAGCAAACCCTGTTCACAAGGCGTCGTTCGCCGCATTTTGATTCTCTCGCCGGAGTCGGAGCTCAAGCGAGGCAGCATATACTTCTTGATTCCGGAGTCTTCGATACCGGACagtaagaagaagaacaaaggtAGTAGCGGCGTTAAGAAGTCGTCAAAGAAGAGACTAAGTAGTGGTGATGCCAATGTCTCGGAGTGTGATCGATACTTGACGGAGATCGTCtcggaaaagaaaaaatcttcATCACTTAGGGATCGCCGGACTGGACGATCAGTCAGAGCATTTCAGCCTCATCTTGAGAGCATTTCCGAAGACTAA